DNA from Chroicocephalus ridibundus chromosome 23, bChrRid1.1, whole genome shotgun sequence:
CCTTCCGCCTGCAGCACAACCTGGCCGTCAGCAACCACGTCTTCCAGCTGCGTGACTCTGTCTACAAGACCCTCATGATGAGGTGGGGGGGCGTGGCAGGGCGCGGCAGGGCGTGGCGCGGCACCAcgtggcacagagcagcacagcgGTGCGATGCAGTGGCTGCTTGGCAGGGCGGTGCCATGCAGCGCGGCGTGGCGCTGCGCAGTGTGGCGTTGCGTCGTGGTGCGTGGCACAGCGCGGCATGGCGGCACGCGGCGCGGTTCAACACGGCACAGTGCTGTACGGTACAGTGGCACCCAGAGGCCTCGGCACAGCGCGGTGCTGGACGCATGGCGGTGTTTGGCATGGCATGGTGCCATACGGCACTGTAGTACGTGGCGTGGCTTAGCATGGCACTGCAGTGTGGTAGCGCCCGGTGCGGTTTGCCACAGTGCCGTACGGTGCGGCAGTACATGGATGGCACACCTCGGCACAGGGCGTATCTGGCACAGCATGGTGCTGCGTGTCGTGGCTCGGCATGGCACAGTGCCGCGTGGTGTGGTGGCACCCAGTGTGGCATGGCCTGGTGGCACACAGGGTGGCTTGGCACGGTGCTGTATGGTGCGGCGGTACCCAGTGTGGTAGCTCGCGGGTGTGGCACGCCCCCTGCCACACCCCAGccacaccctgccctgccccaccagGCCTGACCTGGAGCTGCAGTTCAAGTGCTACCACCACGAGGACCGCCAGATGAACACCAACTGGCCGGCCTCCGTCCAGGTCAGCGTCAACGCCACACCGCTCACCATCGAGCGCGGTGACAACAAGACCTCCCACAAGCCGCTCTACCTGAAGCACGTCTGCCAGCCCGGCAGGAACACCATCCAGATCACTGTCACCGCCTGCTGCTGCGTGAGTCACCGGGGAGGTCCtgggcgggggtggggtgggggagtggtGGCAGCTGGGGCCGTGGCTCAGCGTCCCCCATCTCTCCGCAGTCCCACCTCTTTGTCCTGCAGCTGGTGCACCGGCCCTCGGTGCGCTCAGTGCTGCAGGGTCTCATCAAGAAGCGCCTGCTCCCTGCCGAGCACTGCATCACCAAAAGTGAGCACCACTGCCGGCATGcttggggacggggacacagacACCCTTATCGGGGCCTCTgcagcggtggtggtggtggggacaacATCTTGGTCAGGGGCAGCAGCACAGTGTGGGTGTACACCCTCATCCAGGGGCTCTGGCGTGCTGGGGGGACACCCTGGTTGGGGGCTGCAGCACAGTCGGGGGGACACTGTGGTCTGGGGGCTCCAGCGTGGTGGTGGGAAGACACCCTCATCCAGGGGTCTCCggcatgggggggacacacagcctgGTCGGGCTGCAGCACAGTGGGGACACACACCCTGGTTGGGGGGCTCCAGCATGGAGAGGACAATGACACACTGGTCCGGGGACTCTGGTATGGTGAGGGGGACACCATGGTCCAGGGGCTCTGGCGTGGGGGACACCTTGGTTGGGGGCTGCAGCACAGTGGGGGACACGCACTGGGCTGAGGACTCTGACATGGCCAGGGGACACACCCTGGTCTGGGGGCTCTGGCACGGTGCAGGGAGACACCCTCATCTGGTacggaggggggggaacacccTGATCAGGGGCTGCAGCATAGTGGGGGACACACACCCTGGCTCCAGCAtcggtgggggggggaaatagggACACAACACCTTGATCTGGGGGCTCGGGCATGGTGGGGGAGGACGCCCTCATTTGGGGGCTCTGGCACAGGTGGAAACACATTGCTCGGGGTCTGCAGTATGGTGGGGGACACGTGCTGGTCTGAGAACTCTGGCACAGGGCGGGTGGACACCCTGGTCCAGAGCTGCAGCATGGGTGGGGGACGGGACCCCCTGCTCCGGGGATTCCAGCACggtgggggggacgacacacTGGTCCAGGGCTGCAGAATGATGGGGTGGATGCGGCACCATGCCCAGGTGCCACACCCATCCCAACGCCCCAGTTCTGACCCTCGgtgcccctcaccccccccccgcctccccaacACAGTCAAGCGCAACTTCAGCAGCGGGACCATCCCAGGGACCCCGGGGCCCAATGGCGAGGATGGCGTGGAGCAGACAGCCATCAAGGTGTCCCTCAAGTGCCCCATCACCTTCCGGAGGATTCAGCTCCCAGCCAGGGGCCACGACTGCCGGCACATACAGGtagggaggggggcggggggctggggggttgtgttgtgtccccccccctccctgcaccccctgctGCCGGCTCAgctgctgccctgtccctgcagtgctTCGACCTGGAGTCCTACCTGCAGCTCAACTGTGAGAGGGGGACGTGGCGGTGTCCTGTCTGCAAGTGAGTGGGGGACTGACAGGGTCGTGTCCTGGGTTCCctgcctgcggggaggggggcggggggtgttcCCTGCCTGTGGGTGGGGGTTACCCGCCCTcaccctgcctctccctgccggCAGTAAGACGGCtctgctggaggggctggaggtggacCAGTACATGCTGGGCATCCTGATCTACATCCAGAAGTAAGTACTCCATCCCTCTGTGACCGGCCCTATGCCACCGGCATGGACCCCCCCCCTCAACTGGCCCTTCACCAcgctcctgccacccccagctcAGAGCACGAGGAGATCACCATCGACCCGACCTGCAGCTGGAAGCCCGTCCCGGTCAAACCCGACGTCCACGTCAAGGAGGAGCCGGAGGGGCCGGCAATGAAGCGGTGCCGGACCCTCAGCCCCACGCACATGGTGCTGCCCAACATCATGGAGATGATCGCGGCGCTGGGGCCCGGCTCCGTGCCCttcccggcgctgccgccgccaccgcccgcggGGGCCACCACCGACTACGGTGCCCCGGGTACGGGGGGACCCGCGGGGGACGGGCCCTGGccatgtcccccctcccccaccccactcaCTTGCCTCCTTTCCTCCTGCAGGTCCCAGCTTTCCAGGGCCCGGGGGGTTCCCTGAGCCgttccctccccccggcaccccGACGCTGAGCGATTTcacgccgggacccccccccatctcctacCAGTCTGACATCCCCGGTGGCCTCCTGCCCCCCGAGAAGCCCCCCGCGCAGGTCAGCTGGGCTGCGGGTGGgaggcttccccccccctcccccggcccccccatcTCCTCTTGGGGGGGTCGcgggggaggacggggggggggtctcactgCCGCTTCCCCCCCACCAGCTGCCCCCGCCGGGGCGGATGGAGCCCTCCCACCCCCCGGTGCAGCCGGGGCTGCACAACACCCCCCCGGGCAGCCAGCCGCCACAGCCGCTGCACCACCGGAGCGCACCAGCGcggccccccccgggcccccccgccgccgacCTCGCCTTCCCTCCGGCTATGGCCGGGCCGGGCGACGGCGCCGAGCCTGCCCTGGACGTGAGtaccccggggctggggggggggggtggcggctggccctcccgccgccggctgGGGACGGGGCCGGTGGTCTcacgctgcccccccccccccccgcagctgctGCCCGAGCTGACGAACCCCGACGAGCTGCTCTCCTACCTGGGCCCCCCCGACCTCCCCGCCAGCAGCAACGACGACCTCCTCTCCCTCTTCGAGAACAACTaagccatccatccatcctgcccccccccgcccccgccaccacGGACCCCGccacggggccggggggtggggaaGCACCGGCGTGCCCCTGCCGCCGCGGAGCCGGGACAACCCCCCCAAAAGGGGGTTTCCCCTGAAGGGACAGACGGACGGGCTCGCCTCCGCCCTCAGAAGCACAAGGCTGTACATAGTGTAGAAACACTACTGCCCCCCCCGCGACCCCCACCCCTTATTTAAAGGCAAGTGCGTCGCCGCGGGGCCGCACCGCGCCGCTGTATAAATGTGCATAACGCCGcccccccggcgggggcggggaggacggtggggctcggccccgccgccccccccgccgccaccgcccccctccctccctccctccctccccccacccccccccccgccgccgccgagctccCTGTACCGCGTCCTTATCGCTGCCTATTAAAGGATTTCGTTTCGGCGGGGCTCACGCTTGTCCCCCTCCGTCCTTTGTCACCCTGCGGTGGGGCCGGCCCCACGCcaccccctcacctcccccccacctccccacgcGGGGGTAGGGGGGGCGAGTGGGGGCGGGCTGGATGGATCCTGCGGCCCGGCCGGTCGGCGGAGCGTGTCCGCCGCCACCGGTCACGCcaggcgggcagcgctgccggcacccggcatggcggggggggggcctgcCCGGGCCGGGGGTCCTGGAGGGCGGGGAGCGGGATCCgagctcccccctcctcccccgcaccgcccccccccgcaccgcctccccgccgccggcatCGCGCATGCGCGTCCCGCCCGGCCCAGCCGCCAGACCCgcgcgcgccccccgcccccgcctttttttcttccccttcccccccgcctttccaAGCGCGGCGCCGCTGAttcgccgcccgccccgccactCCGCCACAAGACCAGCGGCCGTTGGGCGGCGCCGCCGGGGAGGCGGGTCCTCCTCGGCCCTATATAAGCGGCGGCGCGTACCCCTTCTCCTTCTGCTGCGCCGCGCCCGCCGCACGGAGCCGTCGCCGCCGCCCCGGTCCCGCCATGGCCAACCCCGTCGTCTTCTTCGACATCGCCGCCAACGGCGAGCCCCTGGGCCGCGTCACCTTCGAGGTGGGGGCGGGTGGGCTGGGGGACAGGCCGGGGGAGAGCAGGCGGCGCTGGGGTAGGGGCCCCTGCCGCCATTTCCTCGCCGGGGCCGTGAGGGGCGGTGGGCGCCGCACCTGCGCGGCCGCGGGGCCCGCGGTGCCTCCACGTGGCTGCGGGCCTCCGCGGGGATGGTATGGGCGTCCCGGGCCGCTCggccacggcggcggcggggagggaacaaaggccccgccgcggggcgcaGGATGCGGCCGGCCTCTCTGGGGAGGTGGCGGCGGTGGTGAGTGCTCGCCCAGGGCGTGCCGTCGCCCGCGGCCATTGCCCTCCCCCGcacctgccgcccccccccccccccggccccgccactaGCCCGCGTTCCAGGAGCTTCCGctccgccccggcggcggggcagcggctgcccgCGCCGCCATTTTGTCCCGTTCTTCTCCCCCTCGCCCCATCAGCCCCCGGACTCGCCCGGCGCATCGGAGCGAGCCGCGTTCCCCCCCCTCGGGGATGCTCCCAGGGCTCCCGCTGCGCTCCCGCGTCCCGGAGCGGCGGCAGGCGGATGGCCGGGGATTATCGCTGCCAAAAGAATGCGTTTAACGCCCTGCGAGGCGAGCGGCCGCGGCGTGAGGCATCCCCGGCACGCCCGGGCGCTGCGCCCCAGGAATGGCCGCGCTGCGGCTGCCGCAGAGCCCCGCCTGGCAGCGCAGATGGCGGCTGCTGCCCAAAACCCACCTGGAgccgcggggcggcggcgagcGCCCTGCCCGGGGGAGCTCCCGGCAAAGAGGTTTTTAATTTAATCCCAGCCAGCGGAACGAATGCGCATCTGCCCCGCTGGGGAGGCGTGGGGCGTATTTAAAGTTGTTTGGATGCCATGTCCGTTAGTGCAGAGTTTCCAGATGAAAGCGTGAGGCGGGGAATATTCTGCGGCCACAGGCATGGCCGGGATTCACCTCCTGGAGGGAAGCCCAGCGCTCTCAGCAGCGAGGGGGGGTATCCCCGCAGGCTGGGCATGCGGCCCGTCTTCACCCCAACTTCACTAACAACCTCTCCTCTCTTTGCAGCTGTTTGCAGACAAGGTCCCCAAGACAGCAGGTTGGTAAAGCAGCGCTGGCCGCGCTGCGGCTGCACCAAACCCTGATGCTCTCCTTAACTGTGGACAAAACGAGTCCAGTTCATGGTGGTTTTCCACTTCCTTTGCAGAAAACTTCCGTGCCCTGAGCACTGGTGAGCAGGGATTCGGCTACAAGGGGTCCTGCTTCCACAGAATCATTCCTGGGTTCATGTGCCAGGTGTGTGATGCTCCCgctgcagcagggaggtgggtgggtgaggaGATCTGGCGCTTGCGTGGGTTTTGGAGTTGAGTGCTGGCAGATTTGGGGTGGGAAGGTGGGTCTGCCTGCTGCCACGGCTGGTTCAAGAGTCTGCTCCTGTGACCTGAAACGCCACTTCTTCGCAGGGTGGTGACTTCACGCGCCACAACGGCACTGGCGGCAAATCCATCTATGGGGAGAAGTTCCCTGATGAGAACTTCATCCTGAAGCACACGGGCCCTGGCATCCTGTCCATGGCCAACGCTGGCCCCAACACGAATGGCTCCCAGTTCTTCATCTGCACTGCCAAGACCGAGTGGTGAGTTTGGGGCTGCAGGATGGCAAGCTGGGAGTCCCTGGTGGGGAGGTGACATGCCAGGCTGGGTGCCCAGGCCCTCGCATGGGGATGGCAGGTGCCAGCTCTGACCAATGCTTCTCCTGCAGGTTGGATGGCAAGCATGTTGTCTTCGGCCGCGTCAAGGAGGGGATGAATGTGGTGGAGGCCATGGAACGCTGTGGTTCTAAAGATGGCAAAACAAGCAAGAAGATCACCATTACTGACTGCGGGCAGCTCTCATAAACCCTTGTCTTAACAACTGACCATTCCTTCAGCAGCCTGGGCGCTGTGCCCCGCTGCAGCTCACCCTGTCCCACCCTGCTCCTGACTTACTGCTGCGTTTCTACGGGGTCTCAGCCACATGTGCACGGTCCAGCTGGGCCGCAGTTACCTTGTATGAATCTTAAATAAAACGAGTTAAACCACAGcgcccctcttcccttcccttcctgggGGTTGTGGGGCTGGTCGGGGGGgagttggggttttgggggggcacCTTCAGTGTAGCTACACCAGGCCCTCAGTAGGGTCCAGGATGAACAGGTGCAATGGTCCCACTAAGGGAAGGTCCAGGTGTGGGAGGATCCTAGTGCTCCCAGTTTAAGCAACCCAGTTTGCAGGGAGCTCTGTGTCAGGGGGACCTCAGTGGTCCCTGTTTGGGGGTGTCCAGCTCTGCTAAGATTCCCAGTTTAGTGCAGCCCTGGTTTGGGGTGAGGTGGTCCCGGTTGAAGGGTGCCCAGCTTTAGGATGATCCCAGCGCTTCCTTCCAGTTTGAGGGTGGTTGGTGGTACTTTGTGGGGTGCACCACTGCCTGTGCTgagagctggggctgagctgggaggggTCTGCTTTGGAGCTGGGCTCTGGTGTGGCTGAGGGGTCTGGGCGAGTGCAGGGCCTTGGTGGTAGCGAGACTGAAGGCACTGCTGAGGGCTAGCAGCCGCTTTCCCTCTggcacctttggtgtgggagcTCGAGGTGGTGGGTGTGCCATTTGTACCTGGGCTGTTCATGGAGTCactgaatggtttgggctgggagggTTAAAGGTCAATTTAGCCCAACCcactgccatgagcagggacatcttcaactagaccaagTCGCTtggagccctgtccaacctggcctggaatgttcccagggatggggcatccaccatctctgggcaacctctgggccattgtctcaccaccctcacagtaaagaattcctgaGATCttgtctgaatctcccctcttttagttaaaaaccattaccccttgtcccatcacaacatgccctgctaaaatgtttgtccccagctttcctggagccccttgagggactggaaggggctggaaggtctccccggagccttctcttctccaggctgaacccccccagctctctcagcctgtccccacagcagaggggctccggccCCCCTGGCacctctggggcctcctctggccccgctccaacagctccgtgtccttctgctgttggtggccccagagcggGGTGTctgtctcccccgagcggagcagaggggcagaatccccccctcgccctgctgcccacgctgctggggatgcagcccaggctgcggggggtttctgggctgtgagtgcacattgctgggtcataatcattttttcatccaccagtatccccaagtccttctcgtcagggctgctctcaatccattcttccCCCAGCTTGTGCTCTGCCGGGGGTTGCCTAggcctaggtgcaggaccctgcacttggcctggttgaacttcatgaggttcgcacaggcccacctctccagcctgtccaggtccctctggatggcatcctgtcgctcaggtgtgtcaactgcaccacacgcCTCAGTGTCATCcacaaacctgctgagggtgcactcgatcccattgtCTATGTCATCGATGAAGATATTGTCcccgcttactgcagggggggttggattagatgaccttaaaagatcccttccaacccaacacattcaatgattctataTTGAACAGTATTGAccccagtacggacccctgagggacaccacttgtcaccgatctccttccagacatcaagctgttgaccactCCTCTCTGGAGTCCATGGCCATCTAACCAATTCCTCACCCACTGAACAGCTCCccccatcaaatctgtatctctccaatttagagagaaggatgttgtgggcgACCATGTGAAAGGCCTTACAGGAGTCGagatagatgacatccgtagctcttcccttgtccactgatgcattcactccatcgtagaaggccactaCATTGGTCGGGTAGGACTTGCCCGCCATggagccatgctggctgtctcaaatcacctccctgtcctctctgAGCCTTGGCAGAGCTTCttggaggatctgttccatgatcttcccaggcacagagatgaggctgacaggtcagtagttcccagggtcctcctttctcccccttttaAACATGGGTAcgatgtttctctttttccagtcGCTGGGGACTCCACTCCCCTGCTCAACCGGGCTCTGGGAGCGTCCCCGACGGATGCTCAGACCCTGGAGGAGGCCAAGGAAGAAATGTCAGAGGGACCTGGAGCCCTGCATGGTTTGGACACAAGGTTGATGGGGGCTATTGGGGTGCAGGCCACGCTGCTGCACCCGGCAGATCCCTGCTCTGGAGCATGAGCGCAGCGACATGGGGGATGTGGAAGGGACAGGTCTCCTCTGACccctcagagctgcagaaggagaaCGAGAAAACATTGGTGGGTCAAGGAGGAGCTCACATCTCCCCTGCCTGTGTGCTGCAAAGGCTTCCCCGGCACTGACCCGGTTGGCACCAACAGGCCTCTCCCTCCCGCCTCATACAGCACAGAATGGCTTCCCTTGTGCCACGTCcccccagcagccaggaccaaCCCTGTGCTCCACCACCTCACCCTCCACAGAGCCCAGCACCAGAAAGGACACCCCAGGCTCCCGGACAGAAGGTGCTTGGAGGGAAAGCTATTGCTGGCCCTCAGCAGCGCTTCCACAGCCCCACCAACGCTGGGGCTCCGTGCCTGCTCTGGCACCTCACCCATGCTAGAGCCAGtcgacaaggagaaggctgagggactcAACAACTTTTGGGCCTCAgccttcactggcagcctctctccccacacccctcgTGTGGATGgcccacaaggcagggactgggggagcaaatcCCTCCCtttgtaagagaagatcaggtttgtgaccacctgaggaacctgaacatacacaagtctagGGCACCTggtgagatgcatcccagagccccaagggaactggctgatgtagttgccaagccactctccatgatatctgaaaagCCATGGATGTCTCCCCTTACATGGGCAGACCCTGCAGGGAAGGACGCCTGCCTGCTGCCCAACCACACTGCCTCGGCACGGCCCCACCAGCACTCCCCAGGAAGGGACACATGAACATCACAAAGCTTCGCTTCCCCCCCAGCAGGACCAAGACTGACCCCTGGCCTGTAGTATCCAGTTCTGGATGTCAGGTCCACCATCAGACCCAGTTCTTCCTTCTACTCTTGGATTTTCTTTCATGAGGCCATGAAACgaacagctctcctctggacgaAGGTTCTGATCACAGCTCTGAGAGGAAAGAACGTCGAACAGTGGGCATTCAAGGCAGGCACGCTGCGATGGGTCGATGGAGGGAgcaggtctgtgctgctgcttcaggTTCCTCCCAGAGATCATCATCCCTTCAAGGAGAAAGACACAGGTGATGGGCAAAGGGACACAGACATACAAGTTACACCAAGCCAAACCAGAAAGCGCTCAGGCCCTCGCTGCTTTGTGACTGTTCAGCTGGGGGTTTCCAGGACTGACCGAAGACTTGAAGCTGGGGCAAAACACTGCAGTGAGACAAACGCTTCTGTCTTCcccgggtatcccccctctctcgggctatttttatactattttttatcttcaaagtggagtttgagtgactttagtcatacgtacttttattatgactGGTGTAAAATTCCCTcccttcacaattaaaggtatagtttacgagaaattcagggcgcagactcaagaaggagtggtggcaccttggaggtgggcagccttcgggatggaggtgtgttttggtattataatgacattataatgagcaaagttcgcacaaaggacagcatttcatcaaaatttgacaaaatgttggctccgagtatcgagtgggcagctaattggcaccttatctgtttcatggtatcatcccattcccatatccgctatacatcacaaggtaaagccgcggaataattgcatcccgtcccgtacctcatgtagcttatcagggaaccacagacaTTGTATTCTTCATGAcagtgctgtac
Protein-coding regions in this window:
- the PPIA gene encoding peptidyl-prolyl cis-trans isomerase A, which encodes MANPVVFFDIAANGEPLGRVTFELFADKVPKTAENFRALSTGEQGFGYKGSCFHRIIPGFMCQGGDFTRHNGTGGKSIYGEKFPDENFILKHTGPGILSMANAGPNTNGSQFFICTAKTEWLDGKHVVFGRVKEGMNVVEAMERCGSKDGKTSKKITITDCGQLS